A region of Rhizorhabdus wittichii RW1 DNA encodes the following proteins:
- a CDS encoding membrane-like protein — protein MLRRLYDWTMAKAAHRHAEWWLAAFAFMEASFFPVPPHPLLGLMCLAEPKKAIRFAAVATLASVAGGLLGYAIGHFAYEAFGEALLRALGLAESFPKAACYLRDYGAEIIVVKGATPIPFKLLTITAGFIGMNLLVFIGASIISRSISFMIVGVLFRLFGAPIKAMIDRHLGKVTAAFAVLVVAGFLAIALLGGGAKQTSEKCAGVASVTAG, from the coding sequence ATGCTGCGCCGCCTGTACGACTGGACGATGGCCAAGGCGGCGCACCGCCATGCCGAATGGTGGCTGGCCGCCTTCGCCTTCATGGAGGCGAGCTTCTTCCCGGTGCCGCCGCATCCGCTGCTGGGGCTGATGTGCCTGGCCGAGCCGAAGAAGGCGATCCGCTTCGCCGCCGTCGCGACGCTCGCATCGGTGGCGGGCGGCCTGCTCGGCTATGCGATCGGCCATTTCGCCTATGAGGCGTTCGGCGAGGCGCTGTTGCGCGCGCTGGGCCTGGCGGAGAGCTTCCCCAAGGCGGCCTGCTATCTGCGCGACTATGGCGCGGAGATCATCGTCGTGAAGGGCGCGACGCCGATCCCGTTCAAGCTGCTGACGATCACGGCGGGCTTCATCGGCATGAACCTGCTGGTGTTCATCGGCGCGTCGATCATCTCGCGGTCGATCAGCTTCATGATCGTCGGCGTCCTGTTCCGCCTGTTCGGCGCGCCGATCAAGGCGATGATCGACAGGCATCTCGGCAAGGTGACCGCCGCCTTCGCGGTCCTTGTCGTCGCGGGCTTCCTCGCTATCGCCCTGCTCGGCGGCGGGGCGAAGCAGACCAGCGAGAAATGCGCTGGCGTGGCGTCGGTGACCGCCGGCTGA